One stretch of Nicotiana tabacum cultivar K326 chromosome 18, ASM71507v2, whole genome shotgun sequence DNA includes these proteins:
- the LOC107817024 gene encoding putative serine/threonine-protein kinase PBL3, producing the protein MGICYGKPVRLAHASSSLLSDSRTGPGSERKEYSHRQTLEGSLGHALKSCKSDLSAVSHLKSFTFNDLKNATRNFRADSLLGEGGFGYVFKGWLDENTLTPCKPGTGMVVAVKKLKPESFQGHREWLAEVNYLGQLRHENLVRLIGYCVECDNRLLVYEYMTKGSLENHLFRKGVQLMTWGKRMHVAVDVARGLAFLHSLDANVIYRDLKASNILLDSEFNAKLSDFGLARDGPDGDRTHVSTRVIGTRGYAAPEYVATGHLTPKNDVYSFGVVLLELLSGKRATGEENPGGAEETLVEWAIPFLSDSRRVLRIMDTRFGGQYSKKGAQAAAALALRCLNVDPKLRPTMDEVLLATLKLLPTPKDISRTSPTQANNAANNKISHHQKRVVTHSR; encoded by the exons ATTCTAGAACAGGCCCTGGCAGTGAGAGAAAAGAATACAGTCATCGCCAGACACTTGAGGGCAGTTTAGGACATGCTCTCAAGTCTTGCAAAAGTGATCTATCTGCCGTCAGCCATCTCAAGTCCTTTACCTTCAATGACCTCAAGAATGCAACTAGGAACTTTCGAGCTGATAGTCTTCTTGGTGAGGGAGGATTTGGATATGTCTTCAAAGGATGGCTAGATGAAAATACGCTTACTCCCTGCAAACCAGGGACAGGAATGGTAGTGGCCGTCAAGAAACTTAAGCCAGAAAGCTTTCAGGGGCACAGAGAATGGCTT GCAGAGGTTAACTACTTAGGGCAGCTTCGCCACGAAAATCTTGTGAGGCTGATTGGATATTGCGTAGAATGTGATAACAGGCTTCTTGTTTACGAGTATATGACCAAAGGAAGCTTGGAAAATCATCTATTCAGAA AAGGAGTTCAGCTTATGACTTGGGGTAAACGGATGCACGTTGCAGTAGATGTTGCACGAGGACTGGCCTTCTTGCACAGTCTGGATGCTAATGTCATCTATCGGGACCTCAAGGCATCAAATATTCTACTTGATTCG GAGTTTAATGCGAAACTATCAGATTTTGGCCTCGCAAGGGATGGTCCTGATGGAGATAGAACTCATGTTTCAACGAGGGTCATAGGAACTCGGGGTTATGCTGCACCAGAATATGTCGCAACAG GTCATTTGACTCCAAAGAACGATGTATATAGTTTCGGTGTTGTTCTATTGGAGCTGCTATCAGGAAAACGAGCTACAGGCGAGGAGAACCCGGGAGGTGCTGAGGAAACATTAGTAGAGTGGGCAATACCTTTCCTAAGCGACAGCAGACGAGTACTGAGAATCATGGATACAAGGTTCGGAGGGCAGTACTCGAAGAAAGGTGCACAAGCTGCAGCAGCACTCGCCTTACGGTGCCTCAATGTAGATCCAAAACTTAGACCAACAATGGATGAGGTATTATTAGCTACACTAAAGCTTTTGCCAACACCAAAAGATATTTCTAGGACTTCACCAACACAGGCAAATAATGCAGCAAATAACAAGATAAGTCATCATCAAAAGAGAGTTGTCACACATTCAAGATAA